The Mesorhizobium sp. B1-1-8 genome contains a region encoding:
- the dnaN gene encoding DNA polymerase III subunit beta, whose translation MRVILERSNLLKSLNHVHRVVERRNTIPILSNVLLNAEGGSLEMKATDLDLEVTEATPAKVERGGATTVPAHLLYDIVRKLSDGAEVMLKTDEDGNAMTVTSGRSSFRLQCLPQSDFPELSAGSFSHIFRLDSVALKGLIDKTQFAISTEETRYYLNGIFLHTHEAGGKLKLRSVATDGHRLARAEIDAPAGSEGMPGIIIPRKTVSELQKLVDDPDVAVTTELSDTKIRFTIGSVVLTSKLIDGTFPDYQRVIPTGNDKKLIIDRQSFAAAVDRVSTISSERGRAVKLSINEGQVTLAVNNPDSGSATEELAADYSSDPIEIGFNAKYLLDVAAQLTGSEAKFMLADAGSPTLIHDMADETALYVLMPMRV comes from the coding sequence ATGCGTGTTATCCTGGAACGGTCAAATCTCCTGAAGTCCCTCAACCATGTTCACCGGGTGGTCGAGCGGCGCAACACCATACCGATCCTGTCGAATGTGCTGCTCAACGCCGAAGGCGGCAGCCTCGAAATGAAAGCCACCGACCTCGACCTCGAAGTGACGGAGGCGACGCCCGCCAAAGTCGAGCGCGGCGGGGCGACGACGGTTCCGGCGCATCTGCTTTACGACATCGTGCGCAAGCTCTCCGACGGCGCCGAGGTGATGCTGAAGACGGACGAGGACGGCAACGCGATGACGGTGACGTCGGGCCGCTCCAGCTTCCGCCTGCAGTGCCTGCCGCAGTCCGATTTCCCGGAACTCTCGGCGGGATCCTTCTCGCACATCTTCCGGCTCGATTCGGTGGCGCTCAAAGGCCTGATCGACAAGACGCAGTTTGCCATCTCGACCGAAGAGACACGCTACTATCTCAACGGCATCTTCCTGCACACGCATGAAGCCGGCGGCAAGCTGAAGCTCCGCTCGGTGGCGACCGACGGGCATCGCCTGGCGCGCGCCGAGATCGATGCGCCGGCCGGATCGGAGGGCATGCCCGGCATCATCATTCCGCGCAAGACGGTGAGCGAGCTGCAGAAGCTGGTCGATGACCCGGATGTGGCGGTGACCACGGAATTGTCGGACACCAAGATCCGCTTCACCATCGGCAGCGTCGTTTTGACGTCGAAGCTGATCGACGGCACCTTCCCCGACTATCAGCGCGTCATTCCGACCGGCAACGACAAGAAGCTGATCATCGACCGCCAGAGCTTCGCCGCCGCCGTCGACCGCGTCTCGACCATTTCCTCCGAGCGCGGCCGCGCGGTGAAGCTTTCGATCAATGAGGGCCAGGTGACGCTTGCCGTTAACAATCCCGATTCGGGCAGCGCCACCGAGGAACTGGCAGCCGACTATTCGTCGGACCCGATCGAGATCGGCTTCAATGCCAAATATCTGCTCGACGTCGCCGCCCAGCTCACCGGCTCGGAAGCGAAGTTCATGCTGGCCGATGCCGGCTCGCCGACGCTGATCCACGATATGGCCGACGAGACCGCGCTCTACGTGCTGATGCCGATGCGGGTCTAA
- the recF gene encoding DNA replication/repair protein RecF (All proteins in this family for which functions are known are DNA-binding proteins that assist the filamentation of RecA onto DNA for the initiation of recombination or recombinational repair.) → MGDAKQLRQQSYISKLTLTNFRNYATLSLDLAAGAVVLSGDNGAGKTNLLEAISLLTPGRGLRRAPYADVAREGGDGGFALHARIEGPEGEVEIGTGVAGGDAAGEGGRRVRINGAAARSAEDMLEWLRVVWLTPAMDGLFPGPAADRRRFLDRLVLAIDPGHGQRAIDYEKAMRGRNRLLTEGSRDGAWFDAIETQMAETGVAIAAARTELVRLLAAMIDRLPGSGPFPQADISLSGELESEIAFAPAVDVEERYRATLANGRERDRAAGRTLDGPHRSDLMVRHRPKSMPAELCSTGEQKALLVGIVLSHARLTGEMSGLTPILLLDEIAAHLDSGRRAALFSILEELNCQAFMTGTDAALFSSLAGRAQFLTVDHGSVEPTG, encoded by the coding sequence ATCGGGGATGCCAAACAGCTTCGGCAACAAAGCTACATAAGTAAGCTTACACTTACGAATTTCCGCAATTATGCGACGCTCTCCCTTGACCTTGCCGCCGGCGCGGTGGTGCTCTCCGGCGACAATGGCGCCGGCAAGACCAACCTTCTGGAAGCCATCTCGCTGCTGACGCCGGGGCGCGGGCTGCGCCGCGCACCCTACGCCGATGTGGCGCGCGAGGGCGGCGACGGCGGCTTTGCGCTGCACGCCCGCATCGAAGGGCCCGAAGGCGAGGTCGAGATCGGCACCGGCGTTGCCGGCGGCGATGCCGCCGGAGAAGGCGGCAGGCGGGTGCGGATCAACGGTGCCGCGGCGCGCTCGGCCGAGGACATGCTGGAATGGCTGCGGGTCGTCTGGCTGACGCCGGCGATGGATGGGCTGTTTCCCGGGCCGGCGGCCGACCGCCGCCGCTTCCTCGACCGGCTGGTGCTGGCGATCGATCCCGGCCACGGCCAGCGCGCAATCGACTACGAGAAAGCCATGCGTGGCCGTAACCGGTTGCTTACGGAAGGCTCGCGTGACGGCGCCTGGTTCGATGCGATCGAGACGCAGATGGCCGAAACCGGGGTGGCGATCGCGGCAGCGCGAACGGAACTGGTGCGGCTGCTCGCCGCCATGATCGACAGGCTGCCGGGCAGCGGCCCGTTTCCCCAGGCCGATATCAGCCTATCCGGCGAGCTGGAGAGCGAGATCGCCTTTGCCCCGGCGGTCGATGTCGAGGAACGATACCGGGCGACACTTGCCAACGGCCGCGAGCGCGACCGCGCCGCCGGCCGCACGCTCGACGGCCCGCATCGCTCCGACCTGATGGTGCGGCACCGGCCGAAGTCGATGCCGGCCGAGCTCTGCTCGACCGGCGAGCAGAAGGCATTGCTGGTCGGCATCGTGCTGTCGCATGCAAGGCTGACCGGCGAGATGTCGGGCCTGACGCCGATCCTTTTGCTCGACGAGATCGCCGCGCATCTGGACAGCGGCCGGCGCGCGGCGTTGTTCTCGATCCTGGAAGAACTGAACTGCCAGGCCTTCATGACCGGCACCGACGCGGCGCTGTTTTCCAGCCTTGCCGGCAGAGCGCAATTCCTGACGGTCGATCATGGCAGCGTCGAGCCGACCGGCTGA
- a CDS encoding molybdopterin-synthase adenylyltransferase MoeB codes for MTEAALTDEELERYARHIVLPEIGGAGQQKLKRARVLVIGAGGLGAPVLEYLAAAGVGTLGIVDSDTVSLSNLQRQVIHDSDAIGIAKTDSASAAIMRINPNVAVELHRLRLTAQNAPALVARYDIVVDGSDNFETRYAVADACAAEKKPLVHAAVGRFDGSVTVLKPFETGTDGIPNPSYRDLFPEAPPEGLVPSCAVAGIVGALTGVIGTLQAMEAIKLIAGIGEPLVGRLLLYDALTARFDTIRYKAV; via the coding sequence ATGACCGAGGCCGCCCTCACCGACGAAGAGCTCGAGCGCTATGCCCGCCACATCGTGCTGCCCGAGATTGGCGGCGCCGGCCAGCAGAAACTGAAGCGCGCACGTGTGCTGGTCATCGGCGCCGGCGGGCTGGGCGCGCCGGTGCTCGAATATCTCGCAGCAGCCGGCGTCGGCACGCTCGGCATCGTCGATAGCGACACCGTTTCGCTGTCGAACCTGCAGCGGCAGGTGATCCATGACAGCGACGCGATCGGCATAGCCAAGACCGACAGCGCCTCGGCGGCGATCATGCGCATCAATCCCAATGTCGCGGTGGAATTGCACCGCCTCAGGCTGACGGCGCAAAACGCCCCTGCCCTCGTCGCCCGCTACGATATCGTCGTCGACGGCTCCGACAATTTCGAGACGCGCTATGCGGTGGCCGATGCCTGCGCTGCGGAAAAGAAGCCCCTGGTGCACGCCGCGGTCGGCCGCTTCGACGGCTCGGTGACAGTGCTGAAACCGTTCGAGACGGGCACCGACGGCATACCCAATCCGAGCTATCGCGACCTTTTCCCGGAAGCGCCGCCGGAGGGACTGGTGCCGTCCTGCGCCGTCGCCGGCATTGTCGGCGCGCTGACCGGCGTCATCGGCACGCTGCAGGCCATGGAAGCGATCAAGCTGATTGCCGGCATCGGCGAGCCGCTGGTCGGGCGGCTGCTGCTTTACGATGCACTGACCGCCCGCTTCGACACCATCCGCTACAAGGCGGTCTGA
- a CDS encoding aconitase X: MSLVLSAEEQAIAAGNDGAAMAMRIVAESGRLLGAPRLIPIASAHIDGALYHGDSGTLFAERLVVGGAKVAVRSTLNVGALDLMGCSRVRLEEPQRGMARRMTEAYRKLGCEQSWTCAPYQAGHRPAQGSDVAWGESNAVVFCNSVLGARTNRYGDFLDIACAITGRAPDYGLHRAENRRARLVFDVSGLPASFLGSEIAWPVLGSLYGREVGNTIGVVTGVANHPGEDALKAFGAAAASSGAVGLFHIAGVTPEAPDARSILADAKPETVIRVTPEMTAKARAGLSTAATPPTIDAVAIGSPHLSLAEFELLERLIAGRRLGVPIYACTGRHVLPAIEQSGRRKALEACGVIIVADTCVVVTPIMPDLAGGTLMTNSGKFAHYAPGNTGYAVLYASLADCVESAVLGRPVFTDIAA; the protein is encoded by the coding sequence GTGAGTCTTGTGCTCAGTGCCGAAGAACAGGCAATTGCAGCCGGGAACGACGGCGCGGCGATGGCGATGCGCATCGTTGCCGAAAGCGGCCGCCTGCTCGGCGCGCCGCGGCTGATCCCGATCGCCTCGGCGCACATCGATGGGGCGCTTTACCACGGCGATTCCGGCACGCTGTTTGCCGAGCGGCTGGTCGTGGGCGGCGCAAAAGTCGCGGTGCGCTCGACGCTCAATGTCGGCGCGCTCGACCTCATGGGCTGCTCGCGCGTCCGCCTGGAAGAGCCGCAGCGCGGCATGGCGCGGCGAATGACGGAAGCCTATCGCAAGCTCGGCTGCGAGCAGAGCTGGACCTGCGCGCCCTATCAGGCCGGGCACCGGCCGGCGCAGGGCAGCGACGTCGCGTGGGGCGAATCGAACGCGGTGGTGTTCTGCAACTCGGTGCTGGGCGCGCGCACCAACCGCTACGGCGATTTCCTCGACATAGCCTGCGCCATCACCGGCCGCGCGCCCGACTATGGCCTGCATCGTGCCGAGAACCGGCGGGCGCGGCTGGTGTTCGACGTCTCGGGGCTTCCGGCCTCCTTCCTCGGCTCCGAGATCGCCTGGCCGGTGCTGGGCAGCCTCTACGGCCGCGAGGTGGGCAATACGATCGGTGTCGTCACAGGCGTGGCCAATCATCCTGGCGAGGACGCGCTGAAGGCCTTCGGCGCCGCCGCAGCATCATCCGGCGCAGTCGGCCTCTTCCACATTGCCGGCGTGACGCCCGAGGCACCCGACGCCCGGAGCATCCTTGCCGACGCAAAACCGGAGACGGTGATCCGCGTCACGCCTGAGATGACGGCGAAGGCGCGCGCCGGCCTGTCGACCGCCGCGACGCCGCCGACAATCGATGCCGTGGCGATCGGCAGCCCGCATCTGTCGCTTGCCGAATTCGAGCTGCTGGAGCGATTGATCGCCGGACGGCGTCTCGGCGTGCCGATCTATGCCTGCACCGGCCGCCATGTGCTGCCCGCGATCGAGCAGAGCGGTCGGCGCAAGGCGCTCGAGGCATGCGGGGTCATCATCGTCGCCGACACCTGCGTGGTGGTGACGCCGATCATGCCGGACCTTGCCGGCGGCACCTTGATGACCAACTCGGGAAAGTTCGCGCATTACGCGCCGGGAAATACCGGCTATGCGGTGCTTTACGCCTCGCTCGCCGACTGTGTTGAGAGCGCAGTGCTTGGCAGGCCGGTATTCACGGATATAGCGGCATGA
- a CDS encoding aconitase X swivel domain-containing protein, whose product MSATAEILVPGKAGAGEALVLTAPISFWGGVDAKSGRIADVRHPQHGQSISGRVLFLPGTIGSSSASAVLMELVHSGHAPAALVLHEPDAILLLGLIVAREMGWETPMAVQLARNLFETYRGRTLTVTEDGALIAR is encoded by the coding sequence ATGAGCGCGACCGCGGAAATCCTGGTTCCAGGCAAGGCCGGCGCGGGCGAAGCGCTGGTGCTGACGGCGCCGATCAGCTTCTGGGGCGGCGTCGATGCCAAGAGCGGCCGGATTGCCGACGTCCGCCATCCGCAGCATGGGCAAAGCATATCCGGCCGCGTGCTGTTCCTGCCGGGCACCATCGGTTCGTCGTCCGCATCGGCCGTGCTGATGGAGCTTGTCCACAGCGGTCACGCGCCGGCGGCGCTCGTGCTGCACGAGCCTGATGCGATCCTTTTGCTCGGGCTGATCGTCGCCAGGGAAATGGGCTGGGAGACGCCGATGGCGGTCCAGCTGGCTCGAAACCTGTTCGAGACCTATCGCGGAAGGACTTTGACGGTCACCGAGGACGGCGCCCTCATCGCCAGGTGA
- a CDS encoding 2-hydroxyacid dehydrogenase → MAGKKRPLVVITRKLPDPVETRMRELFDARLNVEDRPMTQPELVAAVKEADVLVPTITDHIDAALIAQAGENLKLIANFGNGVDKIDVAAAAKKGVTVTNTPNVLTEDTADMTMALMLAVPRRLAEGANVLTGDRKWAGWSPTWMLGRRIWGKRLGVVGMGRIGTAVARRAKAFGLSIHYHNRHRVLPAVEEELEATYWESLDQMLARMDIISVNCPSTPATFHLLSARRLALMQPSAYIVNTARGDIIDEESLIKLIQDGKIAGAGLDVYEHEPALNSKLLKLAHKGKVVLLPHMGSATLEGRIDMGEKVIINIRAFFDGHRPPDRVLPLRT, encoded by the coding sequence ATGGCAGGCAAGAAAAGGCCCCTCGTCGTCATAACGCGCAAGCTGCCCGATCCGGTCGAAACCCGCATGCGCGAGCTGTTCGACGCGCGGCTGAATGTCGAGGACCGGCCGATGACGCAGCCGGAGCTGGTCGCCGCCGTCAAGGAAGCCGATGTGCTTGTCCCGACCATCACCGACCATATCGACGCGGCGCTGATCGCCCAGGCCGGCGAGAACCTCAAGCTGATCGCCAATTTCGGCAACGGCGTCGACAAGATCGATGTGGCGGCGGCGGCCAAGAAGGGCGTCACCGTCACCAACACGCCGAATGTGCTCACCGAGGACACCGCCGACATGACGATGGCGCTGATGCTGGCGGTGCCGCGGCGGCTGGCCGAAGGCGCCAATGTGCTCACCGGCGACAGGAAATGGGCCGGCTGGTCGCCGACCTGGATGCTCGGCCGGCGCATCTGGGGCAAACGTCTCGGCGTCGTTGGCATGGGCCGCATCGGCACGGCGGTTGCCAGGCGCGCCAAGGCGTTCGGCCTGTCGATCCACTACCACAACCGCCACCGCGTGCTGCCGGCGGTCGAGGAGGAACTGGAAGCGACCTATTGGGAAAGCCTCGACCAGATGCTTGCCCGCATGGACATCATCTCGGTCAACTGCCCCTCGACGCCGGCGACCTTTCACCTGCTTTCGGCGCGGCGCCTGGCGCTGATGCAGCCCTCTGCCTACATCGTCAACACCGCGCGCGGCGACATCATCGACGAGGAATCGCTGATCAAGCTTATCCAGGACGGCAAGATCGCCGGCGCCGGGCTCGATGTCTACGAGCATGAGCCGGCGCTCAATAGCAAACTCTTGAAGCTCGCTCACAAGGGCAAGGTCGTGCTTTTGCCGCATATGGGCTCGGCGACACTCGAAGGCCGCATCGACATGGGCGAGAAGGTGATCATCAACATCCGCGCCTTCTTCGACGGCCACCGCCCGCCGGATCGCGTGCTGCCGCTGCGGACCTGA
- a CDS encoding SH3 domain-containing protein has product MSAFASLRLAFSAAALGALICAPQASAQSAAAAPAQTVTLGPSGLPLPRFVSLKSGRVNSRVGPGANYSVDWMYMKAGLPMEIIQEFDTWRRVRDADGSEGWINQSLLSGRRTAIVAPWQRSKGNRINLLDDPDKDAGVVAILEPGVMGAIKKCDGQWCEMTFDGHTGWIAQSQVWGAYPGEKVKN; this is encoded by the coding sequence GTGTCTGCTTTCGCGTCGCTTCGCCTGGCCTTCAGCGCAGCCGCTCTCGGCGCGCTCATTTGTGCGCCGCAGGCCTCGGCGCAAAGCGCGGCGGCCGCGCCCGCGCAAACAGTGACGCTGGGACCGAGCGGCCTGCCGCTGCCGCGCTTCGTCAGTCTGAAGTCCGGCCGCGTCAACTCGCGCGTCGGCCCCGGCGCCAATTACTCCGTCGACTGGATGTACATGAAGGCCGGGCTGCCGATGGAAATCATCCAGGAGTTCGACACCTGGCGCCGCGTGCGCGATGCCGATGGCTCCGAGGGCTGGATCAATCAGTCGCTTCTCTCCGGCCGCCGCACGGCGATCGTCGCGCCGTGGCAGCGCAGCAAGGGCAACCGAATCAATCTGCTCGACGATCCCGATAAGGATGCCGGCGTCGTCGCTATCCTCGAGCCGGGCGTTATGGGCGCCATCAAGAAGTGCGATGGCCAATGGTGCGAAATGACCTTCGATGGTCATACCGGCTGGATCGCCCAGTCGCAGGTCTGGGGCGCTTATCCGGGCGAGAAGGTCAAGAACTAG
- a CDS encoding DUF4260 domain-containing protein, with translation MRPVDLVIRLEWLAATVAAVVFYAATGVSWWLFALLILAPDLSMLGYLAGPRVGAIAYNAFHTLIFSLALLLAGSPLASSTTTAVALIWLAHIAIDRALGYGLKLSTGFQDTHLGRIGRERAGAVR, from the coding sequence ATGCGCCCCGTCGACCTTGTGATACGACTCGAATGGCTTGCCGCCACTGTCGCGGCCGTCGTTTTTTATGCGGCGACCGGCGTGTCCTGGTGGCTGTTTGCGCTGCTCATCCTGGCGCCGGATCTCTCGATGCTGGGTTATCTGGCCGGACCGCGCGTCGGTGCGATCGCCTACAATGCCTTCCACACGCTGATCTTTTCGCTTGCCCTGCTGCTCGCGGGCAGCCCGCTTGCCAGCTCAACCACCACCGCTGTCGCACTGATCTGGCTTGCCCACATCGCCATCGACCGGGCGCTGGGATATGGTCTAAAGTTGTCCACGGGTTTTCAGGACACCCATCTCGGCCGCATCGGTCGCGAGCGCGCTGGCGCGGTCCGATAG
- the irrA gene encoding iron response transcriptional regulator IrrA, with protein sequence MDSGCRKEIVTVDKRVREAGLRPTRQRIALADLLFAKGDRHLSAEELHEEAIAAGVPVSLATVYNALHQFTQAGLLRILAVEGSKTYFDTNTSDHHHFYIEGENRIFDIAGGPVSVSNLPDPPEGMEIANVDIVVRLRPKSRD encoded by the coding sequence ATGGATTCGGGCTGCCGGAAGGAAATAGTCACTGTGGACAAGCGGGTTCGCGAAGCCGGCCTGAGGCCGACACGCCAGCGCATCGCGCTGGCCGATCTGCTTTTCGCCAAGGGCGACCGCCATCTGTCGGCCGAGGAATTGCACGAGGAGGCGATCGCCGCCGGGGTGCCCGTTTCGCTGGCCACCGTGTACAACGCCCTCCACCAGTTCACCCAGGCCGGCCTGCTGCGCATCCTCGCGGTCGAGGGGTCGAAAACCTATTTCGACACCAACACGTCCGACCACCATCATTTCTATATCGAAGGCGAGAACAGGATTTTCGATATCGCCGGCGGCCCGGTGAGCGTCTCCAACCTGCCGGACCCCCCGGAAGGCATGGAAATCGCCAATGTCGACATTGTGGTGAGGCTCCGCCCCAAGAGCCGCGATTGA
- the fabA gene encoding 3-hydroxyacyl-[acyl-carrier-protein] dehydratase FabA, which yields MAGQKSSYDYEELLACARGELFGPGNAQLPYPPMLMFDRITEISETGGAFDKGFIRAEFDIKPDLWFFACHFIGNPIMPGCLGLDAMWQLTGFYLGWLGEPGKGMALSTGEVRFKGMVTPSVKKVEYGVDFKRVMRGRLVLGIADGWLKADGEPIYAATDLKVGLSKQPAA from the coding sequence ATGGCGGGTCAAAAGTCCAGCTATGATTACGAGGAACTGCTTGCCTGCGCCCGCGGCGAGCTGTTCGGACCGGGCAACGCCCAGCTGCCCTACCCGCCGATGCTGATGTTCGACCGCATCACCGAGATCAGCGAGACCGGCGGCGCCTTCGACAAGGGTTTCATCCGCGCCGAATTCGACATCAAGCCGGACCTGTGGTTCTTCGCCTGCCATTTCATCGGCAATCCGATCATGCCGGGCTGCCTCGGCCTCGACGCCATGTGGCAATTGACCGGCTTCTATCTCGGCTGGCTCGGCGAGCCGGGAAAGGGCATGGCGCTGTCGACCGGCGAAGTCAGATTCAAGGGCATGGTGACGCCTTCGGTCAAGAAAGTCGAATATGGCGTCGACTTCAAGCGCGTGATGCGCGGGCGCCTGGTGCTCGGCATCGCCGATGGCTGGCTCAAGGCGGACGGCGAACCCATATACGCAGCAACGGATCTGAAGGTCGGCCTGTCCAAGCAGCCAGCCGCCTGA
- the fabB gene encoding beta-ketoacyl-ACP synthase I, with amino-acid sequence MRRVVVTGLGIVSSIGNNANEVQTSLHDARSGISFSNSFAEHGFRCQVWGAPTLDPSAMIDRRAMRFLSQGAAWNHVAMDQAIADAGLGESDITNERTGIVMGSGGPSTRTIVEAAETTLKNGSPKRIGPFAVPKAMSSTASATLATWFKIHGVNYSISSACSTSAHCIGNGYELIQWGKQDMVFAGGHEDLDWTMSDLFDAMGAMSSKFNDKASTASRAYDVNRDGFVIAGGAGVLVLEELEHAKARGAKIYAEIVGYGATSDGYDMVAPSGEGAVRCMRQALATVSSPVDYINTHGTSTPVGDSREMGAIREVFGDKMPFITSTKSLTGHSLGAAGVQESIYSILMMQGGFIGESAHIEELDPEFEGMPIVRKRIDDARIDTVLSNSFGFGGTNATLIFQRYSA; translated from the coding sequence ATGAGACGGGTCGTTGTGACAGGCCTAGGCATCGTGTCGTCGATCGGCAACAATGCCAATGAGGTGCAGACCTCGCTTCACGATGCCAGATCCGGCATCAGCTTCTCCAATTCCTTCGCCGAGCACGGCTTCCGCTGCCAGGTGTGGGGCGCGCCGACGCTCGACCCGTCGGCGATGATCGATCGCCGCGCCATGCGCTTCCTGAGCCAGGGCGCTGCCTGGAACCATGTTGCCATGGACCAGGCGATCGCCGACGCCGGGCTCGGCGAGAGCGACATAACCAACGAGCGCACCGGCATCGTCATGGGTTCGGGCGGACCGTCGACCCGCACCATCGTGGAGGCCGCCGAAACCACGCTCAAGAACGGCAGCCCGAAGCGCATCGGCCCGTTCGCCGTGCCGAAGGCGATGTCGTCGACGGCCTCGGCGACGCTTGCCACATGGTTCAAGATCCACGGCGTCAACTACTCGATCTCGTCGGCCTGCTCGACCTCGGCGCATTGCATCGGCAACGGTTACGAGCTGATCCAATGGGGCAAGCAGGACATGGTCTTTGCCGGCGGCCACGAGGATCTCGACTGGACGATGTCGGACCTGTTCGACGCCATGGGCGCGATGTCCTCGAAGTTCAACGACAAGGCATCCACTGCATCGCGCGCGTATGACGTCAACCGCGACGGCTTCGTCATTGCCGGCGGCGCCGGCGTGCTGGTGCTGGAAGAGCTGGAGCATGCCAAGGCGCGCGGCGCCAAGATCTATGCCGAGATCGTCGGCTATGGCGCGACCTCCGACGGCTACGACATGGTCGCGCCGTCGGGCGAAGGCGCTGTCCGCTGCATGCGGCAGGCGCTTGCCACCGTCTCCTCGCCGGTCGACTACATCAACACCCACGGCACCTCGACGCCGGTCGGTGATTCCAGGGAAATGGGCGCCATCCGCGAGGTGTTCGGCGACAAGATGCCGTTCATCACTTCGACCAAGTCGCTTACCGGCCATTCGCTGGGCGCGGCCGGCGTACAGGAATCGATCTATTCGATCCTGATGATGCAGGGCGGCTTCATCGGCGAGAGCGCCCATATCGAGGAGCTCGATCCGGAATTCGAGGGCATGCCGATCGTGCGCAAGCGCATCGACGACGCCAGGATCGACACCGTTTTGTCCAATTCCTTCGGTTTCGGTGGCACCAACGCAACGCTGATTTTCCAGCGCTATTCCGCATAG
- the fabI gene encoding enoyl-ACP reductase FabI yields the protein MDGLMKGKRGLVMGVANDHSIAWGIARKLSEHGAELAFTYQGDAFGRRVKPLAEKLGASLVVPCDVEDSVSVSATFETLGKAWGELDFVVHAIGFSDKNELKGLYADTSRDNFVRTMVISCYSFTEVARNAAALMAKGGSMITLTYAGSVRVMPNYNVMGVAKAGLEASVRYLANDYGPRGIRVNGISAGPVRTLAGSGVSDARHMFSYQQRNSPLRRTVTIDEVGGSALYLLSDLSSGVTGEIHYVDSGYHIVSMPALEELKQNDGARE from the coding sequence ATGGACGGGCTGATGAAGGGCAAGCGCGGGCTTGTCATGGGTGTTGCCAACGATCATTCGATCGCCTGGGGGATCGCCAGGAAACTGTCCGAGCACGGGGCTGAGCTTGCCTTTACGTACCAGGGCGACGCGTTCGGGCGCAGGGTCAAGCCGCTTGCCGAAAAGCTCGGCGCCTCGCTCGTCGTGCCTTGCGACGTCGAGGACAGCGTCTCGGTCAGCGCGACGTTCGAGACGCTCGGCAAGGCCTGGGGCGAGCTCGATTTCGTCGTCCACGCCATCGGCTTTTCCGACAAGAACGAGCTCAAGGGCCTCTACGCCGACACCAGCCGCGACAACTTCGTGCGCACCATGGTGATCTCCTGCTATTCCTTCACCGAGGTCGCCCGCAATGCCGCCGCGCTGATGGCGAAGGGCGGCTCGATGATCACGCTGACCTATGCCGGGTCAGTCAGGGTGATGCCGAACTACAACGTCATGGGCGTCGCCAAGGCCGGACTCGAGGCCAGCGTGCGCTATTTGGCCAACGATTACGGCCCGCGCGGCATCCGCGTGAACGGCATCTCGGCCGGACCGGTGCGAACGCTTGCCGGCTCCGGCGTTTCCGACGCGCGCCACATGTTCTCCTACCAGCAGCGCAACTCGCCGCTGCGGCGCACGGTGACCATCGACGAGGTCGGCGGTTCGGCGCTCTATCTGCTCTCCGATCTGTCTTCAGGCGTCACCGGCGAGATCCACTATGTCGATTCAGGCTATCACATCGTTTCCATGCCGGCGCTTGAGGAATTGAAGCAGAACGACGGCGCCCGCGAATAA